The proteins below are encoded in one region of Myxococcales bacterium:
- the speA gene encoding biosynthetic arginine decarboxylase, which translates to MVENTELWTAQKSAQIYQIQGWGMPYFTVTDQGHVQVAPDPTRDRQINMYELVQHLEARGLDLPLLIRFSDIVEHRIKHINEAFERAILEYEYAGIYRGVFPVKVNQQRHLIEDVVEYGRRWQFGLEAGSKPELLIALAAMQDVGGLIICNGYKDLHYIETALVAQKFDKTVIVVLERIEELDHVFRATEKLGIRPLLGVRSKLTTKGVGRWANSAGDRAKFGLTMTEIVDLVDRLSAKDMLDCLQLLHFHIGSQISSIIPIKNAIQEAANIYTELAKMGCKMGFLDVGGGLAIDYDGSKTDFHASKNYTLEEYAADVVAHVQAACHKSNVPCPTLVSESGRAVAAHHSVLVFEVVGVNEVRFGAPVEPKPEAHRLIKDLYETYKGISAKNVQESWHDATQAKEEAQNLFKYGYLGLRERAQAERLFWNCCEKIMERVKRLKFVPEELWDLERTMSSIYYCNFSIFQSAPDIWAIDQLFPIMPIHRLDEQPEVTARLADLTCDSDGMIDRFIDVEEDKQVLEVHDFRPNEPYFMGMFLNGAYQEILGDLHNLFGDTNAVHVRLTDEGYEVRNVVKGDSIADVLRYVEYQPEGMVEAVRKQAERAVQSGRLTNEQMRTLMQHYEQALRSYTYLTDSE; encoded by the coding sequence ATGGTCGAAAATACCGAGCTGTGGACCGCGCAGAAGAGCGCGCAGATCTACCAGATCCAGGGCTGGGGCATGCCCTACTTCACGGTGACCGATCAAGGTCACGTGCAGGTGGCGCCCGATCCCACTCGTGATCGCCAGATCAACATGTACGAGCTGGTGCAGCACCTCGAGGCGCGCGGGCTCGATCTGCCGCTGTTGATCCGTTTCAGCGACATCGTCGAACACCGCATCAAACACATCAACGAGGCGTTCGAGCGCGCGATCCTCGAGTACGAGTACGCGGGAATTTACCGCGGCGTGTTCCCCGTCAAGGTGAACCAGCAGCGCCATTTGATCGAGGACGTGGTCGAGTACGGGCGTCGCTGGCAGTTCGGTCTGGAGGCCGGCAGCAAACCCGAGTTGCTCATCGCCCTGGCTGCCATGCAGGACGTCGGCGGTCTGATCATCTGCAACGGCTACAAGGATCTGCACTACATCGAGACGGCGCTGGTCGCTCAGAAGTTCGACAAGACCGTGATCGTGGTGCTCGAGCGCATAGAAGAGCTCGACCACGTGTTCCGCGCCACGGAGAAGCTGGGCATTCGCCCGCTGCTCGGTGTGCGCAGCAAGCTCACGACCAAGGGCGTGGGACGCTGGGCGAACTCGGCGGGAGATCGGGCCAAATTCGGCCTCACGATGACGGAGATCGTGGATCTGGTCGATCGCCTCTCGGCCAAGGACATGCTCGACTGCCTGCAGCTCCTGCACTTCCACATCGGCAGCCAGATCTCGAGCATCATTCCGATCAAGAACGCGATCCAGGAAGCCGCCAACATCTACACCGAGCTGGCGAAGATGGGCTGCAAGATGGGCTTCTTGGACGTGGGCGGCGGGCTCGCCATCGACTACGACGGCTCCAAGACCGACTTTCACGCCTCGAAGAACTATACCCTCGAGGAGTACGCGGCGGACGTCGTTGCGCACGTGCAGGCCGCTTGCCACAAATCCAACGTGCCCTGTCCGACTCTGGTCAGCGAGAGCGGACGTGCGGTGGCGGCGCACCACTCGGTGCTCGTGTTCGAGGTCGTCGGTGTCAACGAGGTCCGGTTCGGCGCACCGGTCGAGCCGAAACCGGAGGCTCACCGGTTGATCAAGGATCTGTACGAGACCTACAAAGGCATCAGCGCGAAGAACGTGCAGGAGTCGTGGCACGACGCCACGCAGGCCAAAGAAGAGGCACAGAACCTGTTCAAGTACGGCTACCTGGGTCTGCGCGAGCGCGCCCAAGCGGAGCGCCTGTTCTGGAACTGCTGCGAGAAGATCATGGAGCGCGTGAAGCGCCTGAAGTTCGTGCCGGAAGAGCTCTGGGATCTCGAGCGCACGATGAGCAGCATCTACTACTGCAACTTCAGCATCTTCCAATCGGCGCCGGACATCTGGGCCATCGATCAGCTATTTCCCATCATGCCGATTCACCGGCTCGACGAGCAGCCGGAGGTGACGGCGCGCCTGGCAGATCTCACCTGCGACAGCGATGGCATGATCGACCGATTCATCGACGTCGAGGAAGACAAACAAGTGCTCGAAGTCCACGACTTTCGGCCCAATGAGCCCTACTTCATGGGCATGTTCCTCAACGGCGCCTACCAGGAGATCCTCGGCGACCTGCACAACCTGTTCGGGGACACCAACGCGGTGCACGTGCGGCTGACAGACGAGGGGTACGAGGTCCGCAACGTGGTCAAAGGCGACAGCATCGCGGACGTGCTCCGATACGTGGAGTACCAACCCGAAGGCATGGTCGAGGCCGTGCGGAAACAAGCCGAGCGCGCGGTGCAGAGCGGGCGCCTGACCAACGAGCAGATGCGCACGCTGATGCAGCACTACGAGCAGGCGCTCCGGAGCTACACATACCTGACCGACAGCGAGTGA
- a CDS encoding lytic transglycosylase domain-containing protein — protein sequence MSRALSNLAVPLRLASLICGAALLTLSSDGHADIYKTVDSSGVVSFTNKPTGKSSELFAKDKPKIPVFMPSDTSPERFSRYDTYIRQAATLYQIPEELVRAVIKVESDFDPRAVSRANARGLMQLIPETAGRMLVTDHFDPRQNIFGGTRYLRVLANLFNGDLELTIAAYNAGENAVIRNGGIPPYEETQAYVGKVLAYYRYFRSQPK from the coding sequence TTGTCTCGAGCCTTGTCCAACCTTGCCGTTCCCCTCCGCCTGGCGTCTTTGATATGCGGCGCAGCCTTGCTCACCCTGAGCAGCGATGGCCACGCCGACATCTACAAAACCGTCGACTCGAGCGGCGTGGTCTCGTTCACCAACAAGCCGACCGGCAAGTCGAGCGAGCTGTTCGCCAAGGACAAGCCGAAGATCCCCGTGTTCATGCCGAGTGACACGTCGCCCGAGCGCTTCTCGCGCTACGACACGTACATTCGCCAGGCCGCGACGCTGTATCAGATCCCCGAAGAGCTCGTGCGCGCGGTGATCAAGGTCGAGAGCGACTTCGATCCGCGCGCCGTGTCGCGGGCCAACGCCCGAGGGCTGATGCAGCTCATTCCGGAGACGGCGGGCCGTATGCTGGTCACGGACCACTTCGACCCGCGTCAGAACATCTTCGGTGGAACGCGCTACCTGCGGGTGCTCGCCAATCTGTTCAACGGAGATCTCGAGCTGACGATTGCCGCCTACAATGCCGGTGAGAACGCCGTCATCCGCAATGGCGGGATCCCACCCTACGAAGAGACTCAGGCCTACGTCGGCAAGGTGCTGGCCTACTATCGCTACTTCCGCAGCCAGCCCAAGTGA
- a CDS encoding CPBP family intramembrane metalloprotease, producing MIDGLANLGPELPEGFTLPLAHLRELSWWDAILGYPPLKALLPIPIMCLMAPLIWRFFRDTWRALDAEAAEFRAEQVRAGNHDLRPAVCLAITAIVLTLQEYYGGRQVYDQMIRPFLSELERNGSAWVKLGKYDELYGYAWWVTSRVVGYVLIPLPLWKLMFPKDSLLDMGFRVKGFFSHAWIYAACLGFVLPAMLLVASQPDFGGYYPFYKQSSRSWFDFLTCEAIYFVQFLSLESFFRGWIVGALRKSMGAGAIFAMAVPYCMIHYGKPYLEANGAIVAGVVLGSLAMRTRSIYSGFLVHITVAFLMDFLALWKRGGLPTTLWAPG from the coding sequence ATGATCGACGGCCTCGCCAATCTGGGACCCGAGCTGCCCGAGGGCTTCACCCTGCCGCTGGCTCACTTGCGCGAGCTCTCCTGGTGGGACGCGATCCTCGGATATCCGCCGCTCAAGGCGCTGCTCCCGATCCCGATCATGTGCCTGATGGCGCCGCTCATCTGGCGCTTCTTCCGCGACACCTGGCGTGCGCTCGACGCCGAGGCCGCCGAGTTCCGCGCCGAACAGGTCCGCGCCGGCAACCACGACCTCCGACCTGCTGTGTGTCTGGCCATCACGGCCATCGTGCTGACGCTGCAGGAATACTACGGCGGCCGTCAGGTCTACGATCAGATGATCCGGCCGTTCTTGTCCGAGCTCGAGCGAAACGGCAGCGCGTGGGTGAAGCTCGGCAAGTACGACGAGCTCTACGGTTACGCCTGGTGGGTCACGAGCCGCGTGGTTGGCTACGTGCTGATTCCGCTCCCGCTGTGGAAGCTGATGTTCCCCAAGGACAGCCTGCTGGACATGGGGTTTCGGGTGAAGGGTTTCTTCTCCCACGCCTGGATCTACGCCGCGTGTCTGGGCTTCGTACTGCCCGCGATGTTGCTGGTGGCTTCGCAGCCGGATTTTGGCGGGTACTACCCATTTTACAAACAGAGCTCGCGCAGCTGGTTCGATTTTCTCACCTGTGAGGCCATCTACTTCGTGCAGTTCCTCTCGCTCGAATCGTTCTTCCGCGGCTGGATCGTCGGCGCGCTCCGCAAGAGCATGGGCGCGGGAGCCATCTTTGCCATGGCCGTCCCCTACTGCATGATCCACTACGGGAAGCCGTACCTCGAAGCCAACGGCGCCATCGTTGCGGGCGTCGTGCTCGGCAGTCTCGCCATGCGCACGCGCAGCATCTACTCCGGGTTCCTGGTGCACATCACCGTCGCCTTCCTGATGGACTTCCTCGCGCTGTGGAAGCGCGGCGGGTTGCCGACGACGCTCTGGGCGCCGGGCTGA
- a CDS encoding glutathione S-transferase, protein MSPSAPAHLLHFRVSHYNEKVRWALDLKGVAHTREALVPGLHIPRVRFLTGQSKVPVLVLDGEALPGSAAIIDELERRYPEPPLYPADPAERERALALQAHFDDEVAPDLRKLFWSCYFDHPADCARLATDGFSASMRWFWRGIFPVIRPLFVKNMGGDPDGVERARGRLSSHFDRLESEIGKSGYLVGDSFSVADLTAAAVMTAIIRPKQFSYPLPEPWPKELVAMKQSLSDRSGFDWVEDIYARHRGASAELV, encoded by the coding sequence ATGAGCCCGTCGGCACCCGCTCACCTGCTCCACTTCCGGGTCTCTCATTACAACGAGAAGGTGCGCTGGGCCCTCGATCTGAAAGGCGTCGCCCACACGCGCGAGGCGCTGGTGCCGGGGCTGCACATCCCGCGTGTGCGCTTTCTGACCGGCCAGAGCAAGGTGCCGGTGCTGGTGCTCGACGGCGAGGCGCTCCCGGGTTCAGCCGCCATCATCGATGAGCTCGAGCGGCGTTACCCGGAGCCTCCGCTCTATCCCGCAGATCCCGCCGAGCGCGAGCGGGCGCTGGCGCTCCAGGCTCACTTCGACGACGAGGTGGCGCCGGACCTGCGCAAGCTCTTCTGGTCCTGTTACTTCGACCACCCGGCGGACTGTGCGCGCCTCGCGACGGACGGTTTCAGTGCGTCGATGCGCTGGTTCTGGCGCGGCATCTTTCCCGTCATTCGCCCGCTGTTCGTCAAGAACATGGGCGGCGATCCCGATGGCGTGGAGAGAGCGCGCGGGCGCCTGAGCTCGCACTTCGACCGGCTCGAGAGCGAGATCGGCAAGAGCGGCTACCTGGTGGGCGACTCGTTCAGTGTCGCGGATCTGACCGCCGCTGCCGTGATGACCGCCATCATTCGGCCCAAGCAGTTCTCGTATCCGTTGCCCGAGCCCTGGCCGAAGGAGCTGGTGGCCATGAAACAGAGCCTCTCCGACCGGTCCGGTTTCGACTGGGTCGAGGACATCTACGCAAGACACCGCGGAGCCTCCGCGGAGCTCGTGTGA
- a CDS encoding WYL domain-containing transcriptional regulator: MRDLLARHPRGLSLYEMADALDVSARTMRRYLKEMEREFDLESHELKGGGALLWRIRHSEAPRKVELRRTQAYALLAARRLFEPMRGSALFEEIDLAINKLLTFAQRPGRGPNAGLADARLEDRFLYLPFAPKNYAEKTEELDDLFQAVSDLRPLSLAYKSAAKKEDERIVIHPYALVLHRDSIYCVAHHVEKDEIRTFVLDRMRNTECAVSQRFVLPDSFKIDDYFQGELGVWRSETRHKVVIDFDAQGAEYVRMRKVHGSQKLQSIANGGVRLSMTVGSLNPVVSWVLEWGPRAKVIEPPELVERVRGELEQAARLYGVPKRRKSPKS; encoded by the coding sequence ATGCGCGATCTGCTGGCGCGCCACCCGCGCGGGCTCTCGCTCTACGAGATGGCCGATGCGCTCGACGTCAGCGCCCGCACCATGCGGCGCTACCTGAAAGAGATGGAGCGCGAGTTCGATCTCGAGAGCCACGAGCTCAAGGGCGGAGGCGCTCTGCTCTGGCGCATCCGACACTCGGAGGCCCCGCGCAAGGTCGAGCTCCGGCGCACCCAAGCGTACGCCCTCTTGGCCGCTCGTCGCCTGTTCGAACCCATGCGCGGCTCGGCGTTGTTCGAGGAGATCGATCTCGCGATCAACAAACTCCTCACGTTTGCCCAACGACCTGGGCGAGGGCCCAATGCTGGGCTCGCAGACGCTCGGCTCGAGGATCGCTTCCTGTATCTGCCGTTCGCGCCCAAGAACTACGCCGAGAAGACCGAGGAGCTCGACGACTTGTTCCAGGCGGTCTCGGATCTCCGGCCCCTCAGCCTCGCCTACAAGAGTGCGGCCAAGAAAGAGGACGAACGCATCGTCATCCACCCCTACGCACTCGTCCTCCACCGAGACAGCATCTACTGCGTGGCGCACCACGTGGAAAAGGACGAGATCCGAACCTTCGTCCTCGACCGCATGCGCAACACGGAGTGCGCCGTCTCGCAGCGGTTCGTCCTGCCCGACAGCTTCAAAATTGACGACTATTTCCAGGGTGAGCTCGGGGTCTGGCGCAGCGAGACTCGGCACAAGGTCGTGATCGACTTCGACGCCCAGGGTGCAGAGTACGTGCGCATGCGGAAGGTGCACGGCTCACAAAAACTCCAGTCGATCGCCAACGGAGGGGTGCGCCTCTCGATGACCGTCGGCAGTCTCAATCCGGTCGTGAGCTGGGTGCTCGAGTGGGGACCCCGCGCCAAGGTGATCGAGCCGCCCGAGCTCGTCGAACGTGTGCGTGGTGAGCTCGAGCAGGCCGCTCGCCTGTACGGCGTACCGAAGCGGCGCAAGTCGCCCAAGAGCTGA
- a CDS encoding glutamate--tRNA ligase, with the protein MGPRVRFAPSPSGYLHIGGARTALFNWLWAKSQGGALILRIEDTDQERSSLDSVRAILDAMTWLGLDWQEGPEVGGPHGSYFQSERKALYRDAVEQLIRERKAYRCYCTKEILDAQRAALKERDPKAQFVYPGTCRERKDEPALPHVVRFSSPKHGTTDFIDKVFGEIRTPNEAQQDFVIVRTDGFPLYNLAAVVDDHAMGITLVARGRDHIGNTPQQVLLYQAFGWEAPEFAHLPMMMSAKGEKLSKRHASVGVQDYKDRGFSPMGVLNYLVRFGWSSGDQEIFTRDELIRLFDWARVNKSDGKFDEKKFADVAFEQLKRPDLTPLDEYAAGVRPFLAARGLPEVPADTLGAAISSIRERARTWVEAAHALDYFFREPPEMDADASAKHLGAGAVNVLTTLREICAGIETFSVPALEEAVRVWTEREQIKMKDVAQPARVALTGRTASPGLFDVMVVLGRERTVRRLEAAANLASERS; encoded by the coding sequence ATGGGACCCCGCGTTCGCTTCGCCCCGTCGCCGAGTGGCTACCTCCACATCGGCGGAGCCCGGACTGCCCTCTTCAACTGGCTCTGGGCCAAGAGCCAGGGCGGTGCGCTGATCTTGCGCATCGAGGACACCGACCAGGAGCGCAGCAGCCTGGACAGCGTGCGGGCGATCCTGGACGCGATGACCTGGCTCGGGCTCGACTGGCAGGAAGGTCCAGAGGTCGGAGGTCCCCACGGCTCGTACTTCCAGAGTGAGAGGAAGGCGCTGTATCGCGACGCGGTCGAGCAGCTGATCCGTGAACGCAAGGCCTACCGTTGCTACTGCACCAAGGAGATCCTCGACGCCCAGCGCGCAGCCTTGAAGGAGCGCGACCCCAAGGCGCAGTTCGTCTACCCCGGCACGTGTCGCGAGCGCAAAGACGAGCCGGCGCTCCCCCACGTCGTGCGCTTCAGCTCACCCAAACACGGCACGACCGATTTCATCGACAAGGTGTTCGGTGAGATCCGCACGCCGAACGAGGCGCAACAGGACTTCGTGATCGTCCGCACCGACGGCTTCCCTTTGTACAACCTGGCAGCGGTGGTCGACGACCACGCCATGGGCATCACCCTGGTGGCCCGCGGACGCGACCACATCGGCAACACGCCGCAACAGGTCCTGCTCTACCAGGCCTTTGGTTGGGAGGCGCCGGAGTTCGCCCATTTGCCGATGATGATGTCGGCCAAGGGTGAAAAGCTGAGCAAACGCCACGCATCGGTGGGAGTGCAGGACTACAAGGACCGCGGCTTCTCGCCGATGGGGGTCCTGAACTACCTCGTGCGCTTCGGCTGGTCGTCCGGCGATCAGGAGATCTTCACGCGCGACGAGCTGATCCGGCTCTTCGATTGGGCTCGCGTGAACAAGAGCGACGGCAAGTTCGACGAGAAGAAGTTCGCCGACGTCGCCTTCGAGCAGCTCAAACGCCCGGACCTGACCCCGCTCGACGAATACGCCGCGGGCGTGCGACCCTTTCTCGCGGCGCGCGGCCTGCCGGAAGTCCCGGCTGACACGCTCGGCGCCGCCATTAGCAGCATTCGCGAGCGGGCCCGAACCTGGGTCGAGGCCGCCCACGCCCTCGACTACTTCTTCCGCGAGCCGCCGGAGATGGACGCGGACGCCAGCGCCAAACACCTGGGCGCAGGCGCCGTGAACGTCCTCACCACGCTTCGGGAGATCTGCGCCGGCATCGAAACGTTCAGCGTGCCCGCCCTCGAGGAGGCCGTTCGAGTCTGGACCGAGCGCGAGCAGATCAAGATGAAGGACGTGGCCCAGCCAGCACGGGTCGCCCTCACGGGCCGCACGGCGAGCCCCGGCCTGTTCGACGTGATGGTCGTGCTCGGTCGAGAGCGCACCGTTCGACGCCTCGAGGCAGCGGCAAACCTGGCGAGCGAGCGCAGCTAG